A genomic segment from Odontesthes bonariensis isolate fOdoBon6 chromosome 8, fOdoBon6.hap1, whole genome shotgun sequence encodes:
- the ssbp1 gene encoding single-stranded DNA-binding protein, mitochondrial isoform X1: protein MLRRATAQIVRQVVRYRSTDASLILERSINRVQLLGRVGQDPVMRQVEGRNPVTIFSLATNEMWRSGDGEISPTGDVSQKTTWHRVSVFKPGLRDVAYQYVKKGSRVLVEGKLDYGEYVDKNQVRRQATTIIADNIIFLSDNFKERT, encoded by the exons ATGTTGAGGCGTGCCACAGCACAG ATCGTCAGGCAGGTGGTGAGATACAGGAGTACAGACGCAAGCCTCATCCTGGAAAGAT CGATAAATCGCGTGCAGCTGCTGGGGCGAGTTGGTCAGGACCCGGTGATGAGACAGGTGGAGGGTCGGAACCCCGTGACCATCTTCTCGCTGGCGACCAATGAGATGTGGCGCTCTGGAGATGGAGAGATAAGCCCAACAG GGGACGTCAGCCAGAAGACGACGTGGCATCGCGTTTCAGTGTTCAAACCTGGTCTGAGAGATGTGGCCTACCAGTACGTCAAGAAAGG GTCTAGGGTTCTAGTGGAAGGGAAACTGGACTATGGAGAGTATGTGGACAAGAACCAAGTCAGACGTCAGGCCACCACCATCATCGCAG ACAACATCATATTCCTGAGCGACAACTTCAAAGAGAGAACCTGA
- the ssbp1 gene encoding single-stranded DNA-binding protein, mitochondrial isoform X2: MRMILLSTLSQIVRQVVRYRSTDASLILERSINRVQLLGRVGQDPVMRQVEGRNPVTIFSLATNEMWRSGDGEISPTGDVSQKTTWHRVSVFKPGLRDVAYQYVKKGSRVLVEGKLDYGEYVDKNQVRRQATTIIADNIIFLSDNFKERT, from the exons atgcgaATGATTTTGCTCTCCACTTTGTCACAGATCGTCAGGCAGGTGGTGAGATACAGGAGTACAGACGCAAGCCTCATCCTGGAAAGAT CGATAAATCGCGTGCAGCTGCTGGGGCGAGTTGGTCAGGACCCGGTGATGAGACAGGTGGAGGGTCGGAACCCCGTGACCATCTTCTCGCTGGCGACCAATGAGATGTGGCGCTCTGGAGATGGAGAGATAAGCCCAACAG GGGACGTCAGCCAGAAGACGACGTGGCATCGCGTTTCAGTGTTCAAACCTGGTCTGAGAGATGTGGCCTACCAGTACGTCAAGAAAGG GTCTAGGGTTCTAGTGGAAGGGAAACTGGACTATGGAGAGTATGTGGACAAGAACCAAGTCAGACGTCAGGCCACCACCATCATCGCAG ACAACATCATATTCCTGAGCGACAACTTCAAAGAGAGAACCTGA